A region from the Fusarium graminearum PH-1 chromosome 4, whole genome shotgun sequence genome encodes:
- a CDS encoding NBP35 protein, translated as MAPSLETPESIDDVFANPIKQKPQLVAPEPQNCVGPDSQQAGKADSCAGCPNQAICASAPKGPDPDIPVISARLENVKHKILVLSGKGGVGKSTFTSLLAHAFATNPDSNVGIMDTDICGPSIPKMMGVEGETVHVSGTGWSPIWVMDNLAVMSIQFLLPNRDDAVIWRGPKKNGLIKQFLKDVEWGDLDFLLVDTPPGTSDEHLSVNSFLKGSGIDGAVMVTTPQEVSLLDVRKEIDFCRKAGIKILGLAENMSGFVCPKCSNESQIFKASTGGGRALAEEMDIPFLGSVPLDPRIRMACDYGESYFDSFPDSPACLAFQGVVKNLAMQLGLDSQDVLPDE; from the coding sequence atggcaccGTCTCTTGAAACACCGGAGTCCATCGACGACGTTTTCGCCAACCCAATCAAGCAGAAGCCACAACTTGTCGCGCCAGAACCTCAAAACTGTGTTGGCCCCGACTCACAGCAGGCCGGTAAAGCGGACTCATGCGCCGGATGTCCGAACCAGGCTATTTGTGCTTCAGCACCAAAGGGTCCGGATCCTGATATTCCAGTAATCTCCGCGCGATTGGAGAATGTCAAGCACAAGATCCTAGTGCTCAGTGGAAAGGGTGGCGTGGGCAAGAGCACATTTACCTCATTGTTAGCCCACGCGTTTGCGACAAATCCGGACAGCAATGTAGGTATCATGGATACTGACATCTGCGGACCCAGCATTCCCAAGATGATGGGTGTCGAGGGAGAGACGGTTCATGTCAGCGGTACAGGATGGTCACCTATCTGGGTTATGGACAACCTTGCCGTTATGAGCATTCAGTTTCTACTACCGAACCGGGACGACGCCGTAATCTGGCGGGGtcccaagaagaacggtCTTATCAAACAGTTCCTCAAGGATGTGGAATGGGGTGACCTTGACTTCTTGCTTGTCGACACACCTCCAGGTACAAGTGATGAACATCTCAGTGTGAACTCGTTCCTGAAGGGAAGTGGAATCGATGGCGCTGTCATGGTCACAACACCACAAGAAGTCTCGCTTCTGGACGTACGAAAGGAAATCGATTTCTGTCGCAAGGCGGGTATCAAGATACTGGGTCTTGCAGAGAACATGAGTGGCTTCGTCTGTCCCAAATGTTCAAATGAGAGTCAGATCTTCAAGGCTAGCACAGGAGGTGGGCGTGCCTTGGCcgaggagatggatattCCCTTCTTGGGATCAGTACCCCTGGACCCCAGAATCAGAATGGCGTGTGATTACGGAGAGAGTTACTTTGACTCGTTCCCAGATAGCCCGGCATGCCTCGCGTTCCAAGGAGTAGTTAAGAACCTTGCGATGCAACTGGGATTGGATTCCCAAGATGTGCTCCCAGACGAGTAG